One region of Carya illinoinensis cultivar Pawnee chromosome 8, C.illinoinensisPawnee_v1, whole genome shotgun sequence genomic DNA includes:
- the LOC122318219 gene encoding probable xyloglucan glycosyltransferase 5, with product MAPRLDFSNWWGKDTRKGTPVVVTMENPNFSVVEIDGPDAAFRPVEKSRGKNAKQVTWVLLLKANRAIGCVSWLATALWALLGAIKRRLIHRQGVTLASEKLGKGKLLFRIIRAFLVTALAILAFEVVAYFQGWHYFKNPSLHIPRTSELRGFFHMAYVAWLTFRADYIAPPIQALSNFCVVLFLIQSVDRMILCLGCLWIKYKKIKPRIEGDPFKSDDVEGSGNYPMVLVQIPMCNEREVYEQSISAVCQLDWPKDRLLVQVLDDSDDETIQWLIEAEVAKWSQRGINIIYRHRLVRTGYKAGNLKSAMSCDYVMSYEFVAIFDADFQPNPDFLKLTVPHFKGNPELGLVQARWAFVNKDENLLTRLQNINLCFHFEVEQQVNGVFINFFGFNGTAGVWRIKALEESGGWLERTTVEDMDIAIRAHLNGWKFIFLNDVKALCEVPESYEAYRKQQHRWHSGPMQLFRLCLPAIITSKISACKKANLVLLFFLLRKLILPFYSFTLFCVILPLTMFVPEAELPVWVICYVPVFMSFLNILPAPKSFPFIVPYLLFENTMSVTKFNAMVSGLFQLGSSYEWVVTKKAGRSSESDLLAAAERESRTINQPQFSRGASESELCELNQIKEQKEASRDPVKKINKIYRKELALAFLLLTASVRSLLSAQGVHFYFLLFQGVTFLLVGLDLIGEQMS from the exons ATGGCTCCAAGATTGGACTTTTCTAACTGGTGGGGAAAAGATACCCGCAAGGGAACCCCGGTGGTAGTCACAATGGAGAACCCCAACTTCTCAGTTGTGGAGATTGACGGCCCAGACGCTGCGTTCCGGCCGGTGGAGAAAAGCCGGGGCAAGAATGCGAAGCAGGTCACGTGGGTCTTGCTTCTCAAGGCCAACCGTGCTATCGGTTGCGTCTCCTGGCTCGCCACGGCACTCTGGGCATTGCTCGGAGCCATCAAGAGGAGGTTGATCCATAGACAAGGAGTAACCTTGGCCAGCGAGAAGTTGGGTAAAGGGAAACTGCTTTTCAGAATCATAAGAGCGTTCTTAGTCACTGCCTTGGCCATCCTGGCCTTTGAGGTGGTTGCCTATTTCCAAGGGTGGCATTATTTTAAGAATCCCAGTTTGCACATTCCTCGGACTTCTGAGTTGCGAGGCTTCTTCCACATGGCTTATGTTGCTTGGTTGACATTCCGGGCCGATTACATTGCGCCCCCAATTCAAGCACTCTCAAACTTCTGTGTTGTTCTGTTCCTTATCCAATCCGTGGACCGTATGATACTTTGCTTAGGTTGCTTATGGATAAAATACAAGAAGATTAAGCCAAGGATTGAGGGGGATCCCTTCAAGTCGGATGATGTGGAGGGGTCAGGCAATTATCCCATGGTTCTCGTTCAAATTCCAATGTGTAATGAGAGGGAG GTCTATGAGCAGTCTATCTCTGCAGTGTGCCAACTTGATTGGCCAAAGGATCGACTACTGGTTCAAGTTCTTGACGATTCTGATGATGAGACTATTCAATGGTTAATTGAAGCAGAGGTTGCTAAATGGAGCCAAAGGGGCATCAACATAATCTATCGACATCGTTTGGTTAGAACTGGTTACAAAGCAGGGAATCTCAAGTCAGCGATGAGTTGTGATTACGTTATGAGTTACGAGTTTGTGGCGATTTTTGATGCAGATTTCCAACCTAATCCTGATTTTCTTAAGCTAACTGTGCCCCACTTCAAG GGCAATCCTGAACTAGGTTTGGTTCAGGCTAGATGGGCTTTCGTGAACAAGGATGAAAACCTGTTGACTCGTCTCCAAAACATTAATCTGTGTTTCCACTTCGAGGTGGAACAGCAGGTCAATGGGgtattcattaatttctttggtTTCAATGGAACTGCTGGTGTTTGGAGAATTAAAGCCCTGGAGGAGTCTGGTGGCTGGCTTGAAAGGACAACTGTGGAGGATATGGACATAGCCATCCGAGCCCATCTCAATGGTTGGAAGTTCATCTTCCTTAATGATGTAAAG GCCCTTTGTGAAGTTCCCGAGTCATATGAAGCTTACAGGAAGCAGCAGCATCGCTGGCATTCTGGCCCAATGCAACTTTTTAGACTGTGTCTTCCAGCAATCATAACTTCAAAG ATATCAGCATGTAAGAAAGCAAACTTGGTACTGCTATTCTTTCTGTTGAGGAAACTCATCCTTCCCTTCTATTCCTTCACATTGTTCTGCGTAATTCTTCCTTTAACTATGTTTGTCCCCGAGGCTGAGCTTCCCGTATGGGTCATTTGTTATGTGCCAGTATTTATGTCATTCCTAAACATTCTTCCAGCCCCCAAATCTTTCCCCTTCATTGTTCCTTACCTGCTATTTGAGAATACCATGTCTGTTACAAAATTCAACGCAATGGTATCTGGATTGTTCCAGTTGGGTAGCTCTTATGAGTGGGTTGTCACCAAGAAGGCTGGCAGGTCATCAGAATCTGATTTACTGGCTGCTGCTGAAAGGGAATCTAGAACAATAAACCAGCCACAATTCTCCAGAGGAGCTTCTGAGAGTGAGCTCTGTGAATTGAACCAAATTAAGGAACAGAAAGAAGCATCTCGAGATCCTGTTAAGAAAATTAACAAGATATATAGGAAGGAGCTTGCTCTGGCATTCCTTTTGCTCACAGCTTCTGTCAGAAGCCTGTTGTCTGCACAAGGAGTCCACTTCTATTTCCTGCTTTTCCAAGGGGTGACCTTCCTGCTTGTGGGTCTTGATTTGATTGGGGAGCAGATGAGCTAA